From one Desulfurococcus sp. genomic stretch:
- a CDS encoding uL15 family ribosomal protein, with protein MTVRKKKKSRKLRGRTRTMGWGRVGQHRKSGSRGGFGAVGFHKHKWTWILKHAPNWYGKHGFLPRSKIEEKAVINVGELDEIAYKMTLTGKAVVEDGLTVLDTVSMGISKVLGSGRVTRRLKVIAKEVSEDARRKIEEAGGIVVTPGSS; from the coding sequence ATGACGGTGAGAAAGAAGAAGAAATCCAGAAAGCTCCGTGGTAGAACTAGAACCATGGGCTGGGGGAGGGTAGGCCAGCACAGGAAGAGCGGGTCCCGCGGAGGCTTCGGGGCAGTGGGATTCCATAAGCATAAGTGGACGTGGATTCTAAAGCACGCTCCAAACTGGTATGGTAAGCACGGCTTCCTACCCCGCAGTAAAATCGAGGAGAAGGCAGTGATTAATGTAGGCGAGCTCGATGAGATAGCATACAAGATGACTCTCACAGGTAAAGCTGTAGTAGAGGATGGATTAACAGTCTTAGATACCGTGAGCATGGGTATAAGTAAAGTACTAGGATCAGGTAGAGTCACCAGGAGGCTCAAAGTTATCGCTAAGGAAGTAAGCGAGGATGCCAGAAGAAAGATAGAGGAAGCGGGCGGTATAGTGGTAACCCCAGGTAGCAGCTAG
- the secY gene encoding preprotein translocase subunit SecY, whose protein sequence is MGLLNLLARVADYIPTVAKPKTKPSMYERLFWTGVALVVYMIMASTPLYGISYAGPQQIMLIQVIFASSRGTLMELGIGPIVTAGLIMQILVGAKLVDLDLTDPENRRVFTMAQKTLAIILAVFESAMYVLSCRYWTPLGNPITSCSATWSTRLIVGLQLFIASYMVITLDEMIQKGWGIGSGVSLFILAGVATTIFWNTFSTVTYQGEYIGFIPYLIQHLSSGGSWSDLLVRARGRDLVGLIATIVILLLLVYLNSMKIEVPVTSPRLHGVKTKIPLQFLYVTNIPVLFIGILYSNVLIYAMILRNYLATVVPASIADLLAKYDETGRLIGGLAYYLSSPSGLYSALADPMHLVVYSLLVLVFAVLFGVMWVEVAGLNPAAQAEQLISSGFEVPGLRSNPKILERILAKYIYPLTVLSSLIVAGISIVADTLGAYGTGIGILLAIGILYQYYAMIAYERTLEAYPLLKRLVGE, encoded by the coding sequence ATGGGGTTACTTAACCTGCTTGCTAGGGTAGCCGACTACATACCTACAGTAGCGAAGCCTAAGACCAAGCCATCGATGTACGAGAGGTTGTTCTGGACTGGTGTAGCCCTAGTAGTCTACATGATCATGGCTAGCACGCCTCTATACGGTATATCCTACGCTGGCCCCCAGCAGATAATGCTAATACAAGTGATATTCGCGTCGAGCAGAGGAACTCTAATGGAGCTAGGCATAGGCCCTATAGTCACAGCAGGCTTAATAATGCAGATCCTCGTGGGAGCAAAGCTCGTGGACCTGGATCTAACAGACCCCGAGAACCGCCGAGTCTTCACTATGGCTCAGAAGACTCTCGCCATAATACTAGCAGTCTTTGAGTCAGCAATGTACGTTCTCTCATGCCGCTACTGGACTCCACTCGGTAACCCTATAACAAGCTGTAGCGCCACGTGGAGTACACGCTTAATTGTCGGGCTTCAACTCTTCATAGCATCCTACATGGTTATCACGCTCGACGAGATGATACAGAAGGGGTGGGGTATCGGTTCAGGCGTATCCCTGTTCATCCTAGCAGGCGTGGCGACAACAATATTCTGGAATACATTCAGCACTGTAACCTATCAAGGCGAGTACATAGGCTTCATTCCCTACCTCATTCAGCACTTATCGAGCGGAGGGAGCTGGAGCGACCTGCTGGTGAGAGCAAGGGGAAGGGATCTCGTAGGCTTAATTGCAACTATAGTCATCCTCCTGCTACTCGTATACCTTAACAGCATGAAGATAGAAGTCCCGGTTACCTCGCCGAGACTCCATGGTGTTAAAACGAAGATCCCCTTGCAGTTCCTCTATGTGACTAACATACCGGTTCTATTCATAGGCATACTGTACTCGAATGTTTTAATCTACGCGATGATCCTGAGGAATTATCTTGCTACAGTAGTACCTGCAAGCATAGCTGACCTTCTAGCAAAGTATGATGAAACTGGACGGCTTATAGGAGGCCTTGCATACTACCTCTCATCTCCCAGCGGCTTGTATAGTGCTCTAGCCGACCCCATGCACCTAGTAGTATACAGTCTTCTAGTACTAGTGTTCGCAGTGCTCTTCGGAGTTATGTGGGTTGAAGTAGCAGGGTTAAACCCGGCTGCGCAAGCAGAGCAGTTGATTAGCAGTGGCTTCGAGGTGCCAGGGTTAAGGAGCAACCCGAAGATCCTCGAGCGTATTCTAGCCAAGTACATATACCCGCTGACAGTGCTCTCAAGCCTTATAGTAGCAGGGATCTCAATTGTAGCGGATACTCTTGGAGCGTATGGTACAGGTATAGGTATCCTGCTCGCTATAGGTATTCTCTACCAGTACTACGCTATGATAGCGTACGAGAGGACTCTTGAAGCATACCCGTTACTGAAGCGCTTGGTGGGAGAGTAG
- a CDS encoding 7tm Odorant receptor — MFLTLIIVLSAMLSILVSLLVKAVRSHPYFAEAVKAFTSIQVPEKPRSKGDIRRLRKYRALYKSVRKRIILLLALNFTVFTLVYVLMIVLVTVLSGGEAWITIPVAIPLLSYASNGVYMTHVYVVALLGFIIPFRLISKNARL; from the coding sequence GTGTTTTTAACACTAATAATAGTGCTATCAGCCATGCTCTCAATACTAGTATCACTACTCGTGAAAGCTGTTAGAAGCCACCCCTACTTTGCTGAAGCAGTCAAGGCTTTCACCTCCATTCAGGTACCTGAGAAGCCTAGAAGTAAAGGTGATATTAGAAGGCTGAGGAAGTATAGAGCCCTCTATAAGTCCGTGAGGAAAAGAATTATTCTACTCTTAGCGTTAAATTTCACTGTATTCACGCTAGTCTACGTTCTAATGATAGTCCTAGTGACAGTGTTATCCGGCGGGGAGGCGTGGATTACTATACCAGTAGCTATACCCCTCCTCTCGTATGCGAGTAATGGAGTCTACATGACACATGTCTACGTGGTAGCACTCCTTGGCTTCATAATACCATTCCGCTTAATCTCGAAGAATGCTAGACTCTAA
- a CDS encoding 50S ribosomal protein L34e produces MPRPMYRSRSWRRVIVRTPGGEVKVHYEKKPPSTAKCAICGKPLNGVPALRPSELRKLAKTERRPERPYGGYICHECLARGLREAVRAQLRL; encoded by the coding sequence ATGCCTAGACCAATGTATAGGAGTAGAAGCTGGAGGAGAGTTATTGTTAGAACACCTGGTGGAGAAGTGAAGGTACACTACGAGAAGAAGCCTCCAAGCACAGCTAAATGCGCTATATGCGGGAAGCCCTTAAACGGGGTTCCAGCTCTCAGGCCAAGCGAGCTCCGCAAGCTCGCTAAAACAGAGAGAAGGCCGGAGAGACCTTACGGAGGCTACATATGCCACGAGTGTCTTGCACGCGGGCTCAGAGAAGCTGTTAGAGCCCAGCTACGCTTGTAG
- a CDS encoding AAA family ATPase, whose product MVRIVLSGPPGSGKTTQAKRLASYYGFKYYSAGSVFREYARMKGLTLEELSRLAMEDPSIDMEVDRLTLETVKASDNIVVDGHLAAWIVSDIADLKVYVTAPLTLRILRIAGRDNKSLGKALSETLIREYSQKKRFMEYYGFNVDDTSFFDIVINTKLIGVEEAFSIIRTAVDKILKERSS is encoded by the coding sequence TTGGTTAGAATAGTTTTAAGCGGCCCGCCCGGGAGTGGTAAGACAACACAGGCTAAACGCCTAGCCTCATACTACGGCTTCAAGTACTATTCAGCTGGCTCAGTGTTCAGAGAGTATGCTAGGATGAAGGGGTTGACACTAGAGGAGCTTAGCAGGCTAGCCATGGAGGATCCATCAATAGATATGGAAGTAGATAGGCTAACACTTGAAACAGTTAAGGCGAGCGACAACATAGTTGTAGACGGGCATCTAGCAGCATGGATAGTCTCCGATATCGCTGATCTAAAAGTGTATGTGACAGCTCCGTTAACTCTTAGAATCCTGAGAATAGCTGGACGCGACAATAAATCACTAGGGAAAGCTCTCTCAGAGACGCTTATAAGAGAGTACTCACAGAAGAAGAGATTCATGGAGTACTACGGGTTCAACGTAGATGACACATCATTCTTCGACATAGTTATAAATACAAAGCTCATTGGTGTAGAAGAAGCATTCAGCATTATAAGAACAGCAGTAGACAAGATTTTAAAAGAGAGGAGTAGTTAA
- a CDS encoding 50S ribosomal protein L14e, translating to MPAIEIGRICVKVAGREAGRKCVVVDIIDENFVLITGPRTLTGVKRRKVNIKHIEPTEKSIRIPRGASDEEVLKAIGESGLVDYMKEVVKPKLTPL from the coding sequence GTGCCAGCCATAGAGATTGGAAGAATATGTGTTAAAGTAGCAGGTAGAGAAGCAGGTAGAAAATGTGTCGTAGTCGATATAATAGACGAGAACTTTGTTCTCATCACAGGGCCTAGAACCCTTACTGGGGTAAAGAGGAGGAAGGTTAACATAAAGCATATAGAACCCACGGAGAAATCTATTAGGATACCTAGGGGTGCAAGCGACGAGGAAGTCTTAAAGGCTATAGGTGAAAGCGGCTTAGTAGACTACATGAAGGAGGTTGTTAAGCCGAAGCTAACACCACTATAG
- a CDS encoding tRNA pseudouridine synthase A, whose product MGLAEKGLSFIDYLTARAGYRNEWIVVREADTSSDYGVLPYERSIRDHISYGVLNLDKPPGPTSHEIVAWVKRMFSVRRAGHGGTLEPSLGVGRPQGDRCPASWLREQY is encoded by the coding sequence ATGGGGTTAGCAGAGAAAGGATTATCCTTCATAGACTACCTGACAGCAAGAGCTGGGTACAGGAATGAGTGGATTGTGGTGAGAGAGGCTGATACATCCTCCGACTATGGTGTTCTACCCTACGAGAGAAGCATTAGGGATCACATAAGCTATGGAGTCTTAAACCTTGATAAGCCGCCAGGGCCCACCAGCCATGAAATCGTTGCATGGGTTAAGAGGATGTTCTCTGTGAGAAGAGCCGGTCACGGGGGTACCCTAGAACCCTCCCTCGGGGTGGGGAGACCCCAAGGTGACCGGTGTCCTGCCAGTTGGCTTAGAGAACAGTACTAA
- a CDS encoding RNA-guided pseudouridylation complex pseudouridine synthase subunit Cbf5, whose protein sequence is MTGVLPVGLENSTKVIGSVVHSIKEYVMVVQLHGDASEQDVRRVAGYFRGEIYQRPPVRSSVKRALRVRRIYEIEVLEVRERLLLLRVLSDPGTYMRKLAHDMGLMLGVGAHMRELRRTRTGPFREDETLVRLQDVSEALALWRERGDERYLRRIILPVEASIVHLPKIMILDTAVDAIAHGASLAAPGVARLTSNVARNKTVAILTLKGELVALGQALRDASEIARMSKGIVARTRRVLMPPGVYPSTWKKGSQL, encoded by the coding sequence GTGACCGGTGTCCTGCCAGTTGGCTTAGAGAACAGTACTAAGGTCATTGGAAGCGTGGTGCACAGTATTAAGGAATACGTTATGGTTGTACAGCTACATGGAGATGCATCGGAGCAGGATGTAAGAAGGGTAGCCGGGTACTTCAGGGGGGAGATATACCAGAGGCCTCCGGTGAGATCTAGTGTTAAACGTGCTCTTAGAGTTAGGAGAATCTACGAGATAGAGGTTCTCGAAGTAAGAGAAAGGCTCCTTCTACTCAGAGTTCTAAGCGATCCAGGTACCTACATGAGGAAGCTAGCCCACGACATGGGTTTAATGCTAGGTGTTGGAGCCCATATGAGGGAGCTCCGGAGGACTCGTACAGGGCCGTTCAGAGAGGATGAGACTCTGGTAAGACTCCAGGATGTCAGTGAAGCTCTAGCTTTATGGAGGGAGAGAGGAGATGAAAGATACCTTAGACGTATTATTCTACCTGTCGAAGCCTCTATAGTCCACCTCCCGAAAATAATGATCCTTGACACAGCTGTAGACGCTATAGCTCACGGTGCAAGCCTAGCTGCACCCGGTGTAGCGAGGCTGACAAGTAATGTTGCAAGAAATAAAACCGTGGCTATTCTAACACTTAAAGGCGAGCTAGTAGCCCTCGGGCAAGCCCTCCGTGATGCTAGTGAAATAGCCAGGATGAGTAAGGGTATAGTTGCAAGAACTCGTAGGGTTCTAATGCCGCCTGGAGTATACCCTTCAACGTGGAAGAAGGGATCCCAGCTGTGA
- a CDS encoding methyltransferase yields MTHYFKPGEPGERRLIPLAIHGYSFEFLSYTSLFSGSTIDEGTRLLLENIEVPESGVVLDIGCGYGVIGIVIATLNPSLKVYMTDINPLAVKVARLNARRNRVEDRVVVLEGDRYKPVEGLKFNAIYSNPPISAGMNIVEEIVLGAREHLTEDGFAQFVLARGGHSLANKARRVYSDVRVKSKKGYILLYLKP; encoded by the coding sequence GTGACCCACTACTTTAAGCCAGGGGAGCCGGGTGAAAGAAGGCTTATACCGTTAGCGATCCACGGGTATTCATTCGAGTTCCTCTCCTATACAAGCTTATTCTCCGGTTCAACCATAGACGAGGGGACGAGGCTCCTTCTTGAGAACATAGAGGTGCCTGAGAGCGGAGTAGTCTTAGATATCGGCTGCGGCTACGGGGTTATAGGGATAGTTATCGCTACTCTCAATCCTTCACTGAAAGTCTACATGACAGACATTAACCCTTTAGCCGTCAAGGTAGCCCGTTTAAACGCTAGGAGGAATAGAGTTGAAGACCGCGTGGTTGTCTTAGAGGGAGATAGGTATAAGCCTGTAGAAGGCTTGAAGTTTAATGCAATATACTCCAATCCCCCGATCTCAGCAGGCATGAATATAGTAGAAGAAATAGTTCTAGGGGCGAGAGAACACTTAACTGAAGACGGCTTCGCGCAATTCGTGCTAGCGAGAGGCGGTCATAGCCTAGCCAATAAAGCTAGAAGAGTATACAGTGATGTAAGAGTTAAGAGTAAAAAAGGTTATATCCTCCTATACCTTAAACCATGA
- a CDS encoding S8 family peptidase yields the protein MPEALAKRIKNIPGVRYVERDGEARALGWTSYYSDIKWNMYMIGITDVWESYYGYYGSYVFGRGVAVAVLDTGIDYTHSDLYGRVAYCIYTVGTKTYKGTNLKNCADRNGHGTHVAGIIAASVNNAGSAGAAPNVTLVAVKVLSDSGSGTYTDITEGIVEAVKAGAYILSMSLGGPSDSSVLRDASYWAYLQGAVQVVAAGNSGDGNPSTNNVGYPARYPWVIAVTAVDSSGNTPTWSSDGSEVDVAAPGVNIYSTYPNKRYAYLSGTSMATPHVSAVVAVIEALRYAAGKSWLDFDAIYDVITSTAIDLGPPGFDVYTGYGLIDAYSAVRYALSLP from the coding sequence GTGCCTGAAGCGCTCGCCAAGCGTATTAAGAATATACCTGGAGTTAGATACGTAGAGAGGGATGGCGAGGCCCGGGCACTCGGGTGGACTAGCTACTATAGCGATATAAAGTGGAATATGTACATGATTGGTATAACTGATGTCTGGGAATCCTACTACGGATACTATGGTAGCTACGTCTTCGGACGTGGTGTTGCCGTAGCAGTACTAGATACAGGCATAGACTATACTCATTCAGACCTCTACGGAAGGGTCGCTTACTGTATTTACACTGTGGGCACTAAAACATATAAAGGTACAAACCTAAAGAACTGTGCTGACAGAAACGGGCATGGAACACACGTCGCTGGCATTATAGCTGCATCAGTAAACAACGCTGGTAGTGCTGGAGCTGCCCCTAATGTCACCCTAGTTGCTGTTAAAGTACTCTCGGATTCAGGTAGCGGTACATACACTGATATTACTGAAGGTATTGTTGAAGCCGTAAAGGCTGGAGCATACATACTAAGCATGTCTCTTGGAGGCCCGAGTGATAGCAGCGTGTTAAGAGATGCATCCTACTGGGCCTACCTGCAGGGTGCTGTACAGGTGGTTGCAGCAGGTAACAGTGGTGATGGAAACCCCTCAACAAATAATGTAGGCTACCCAGCACGCTATCCATGGGTGATAGCTGTAACAGCAGTGGATTCAAGCGGTAACACTCCCACGTGGAGTAGCGACGGCTCGGAGGTAGATGTAGCAGCCCCGGGTGTCAACATATACTCCACGTACCCGAACAAGAGGTACGCTTATCTCAGCGGTACATCTATGGCTACACCCCATGTATCAGCTGTAGTAGCTGTAATAGAGGCGTTAAGATACGCAGCTGGTAAGAGCTGGCTTGACTTCGACGCAATCTACGATGTTATTACATCCACAGCCATAGATCTGGGGCCACCAGGCTTCGATGTCTACACAGGATACGGGTTGATCGATGCATATAGTGCAGTGAGGTATGCCTTAAGCCTACCCTAG
- the rbcL gene encoding type III ribulose-bisphosphate carboxylase, with protein sequence MSGKMEFEVYHEYVDKGFTPDPEKHVIAVYRVKPAKGFTIEDAAGGVAAESSTGTWTSLYNWYDVERVRRLNGRAYYFRDLGDGSWLIRIAYPVELFEEGNMPGLLASLAGNIFGMKRVEGLRLEDLYLPKEFLKGFKGPSKGIEGVREIFRVKDRPIVGTVPKPKEGYSPEEVGKLALELLGGGLDYIKDDENLTSPSFCRFEARAKEIMRVIDKVEKETGERKAWFANITSDIREMERRLKLVADYGNPYVMVDVVITGWSTLTYIRDLAEEYGLAIHAHRAMHAAFTRNPYHGISMYVLAKLYRIIGVDQLHVGTAGAGKLEGGKQDVVAYARILRDTHFKPDSNDIFHLEQPMHHIKPAMPVSSGGLHPGNLPVVIDALGRELVLQIGGGVVGHPDGPRAGAAAVRQALDAIVKGIPLDVYAKEHRELARALEKWGFTTPV encoded by the coding sequence TTGAGCGGGAAAATGGAGTTCGAGGTATACCATGAGTACGTTGATAAAGGGTTCACCCCCGACCCTGAAAAGCATGTAATAGCAGTATATAGAGTTAAACCAGCTAAAGGCTTCACAATTGAGGATGCAGCTGGAGGAGTAGCAGCAGAGAGTAGCACTGGTACGTGGACAAGCCTCTACAACTGGTACGATGTAGAGAGAGTTAGAAGGCTGAACGGGAGGGCATACTACTTCAGGGATCTCGGCGACGGCTCCTGGCTTATCAGAATAGCATACCCAGTAGAGCTGTTCGAAGAAGGAAATATGCCTGGACTTCTCGCATCGCTGGCTGGAAATATATTCGGCATGAAGCGTGTTGAAGGATTGAGGCTAGAAGACTTATACCTCCCAAAGGAGTTTCTCAAGGGGTTCAAGGGTCCCAGCAAAGGTATCGAGGGTGTTAGAGAGATCTTTAGAGTTAAGGATAGACCGATAGTGGGGACTGTGCCGAAACCCAAGGAAGGGTACTCGCCAGAGGAGGTTGGAAAGCTAGCTTTAGAGCTACTAGGCGGTGGATTAGATTACATTAAAGACGATGAGAACCTGACTAGCCCCAGCTTCTGCAGGTTTGAAGCTAGAGCAAAGGAGATCATGAGGGTTATAGATAAGGTTGAAAAAGAGACAGGTGAGAGGAAGGCTTGGTTTGCTAACATTACATCCGATATACGCGAGATGGAGAGGAGGCTCAAGCTAGTTGCAGACTACGGTAACCCGTATGTAATGGTTGACGTTGTGATCACAGGGTGGAGCACTCTAACCTACATTAGGGATCTCGCCGAGGAGTACGGGCTAGCTATACATGCCCATAGAGCTATGCATGCAGCATTCACGAGGAATCCCTACCATGGTATCTCAATGTACGTGCTGGCAAAACTCTACAGGATCATAGGAGTAGACCAGCTACACGTGGGTACAGCTGGAGCAGGGAAGCTTGAGGGAGGAAAACAGGATGTAGTAGCATACGCCAGGATATTAAGAGACACCCACTTCAAGCCTGACTCAAACGATATATTCCACCTCGAGCAGCCAATGCACCACATTAAGCCGGCAATGCCTGTCTCATCGGGAGGACTACACCCAGGCAACCTCCCTGTAGTTATCGACGCTCTTGGGAGAGAACTAGTACTACAGATAGGAGGCGGTGTAGTCGGGCACCCCGACGGACCTAGAGCAGGTGCAGCTGCTGTCAGGCAAGCCCTTGACGCTATAGTAAAGGGGATACCGCTCGACGTATACGCTAAAGAGCACAGAGAGCTGGCGAGAGCACTAGAGAAGTGGGGTTTCACGACGCCAGTATAA
- a CDS encoding archease — MENKVVYSRSGRFDFLEHMSDIYVRAYGSSILELYENAGLALFDSMVNIDHVKPEVVKHVEVEGFDLESLLYKWLEELLILYYTERLMCSSINVVEFRVEESGGEAVHRLKARVECETFNPARHEARVEVKSPTYSLMRILKHEHGWEAYFVLDI, encoded by the coding sequence ATGGAGAATAAGGTGGTGTACTCTAGGAGTGGTAGATTCGACTTCCTAGAACACATGAGTGATATCTACGTTAGAGCGTATGGTAGCAGTATACTAGAACTCTACGAGAATGCTGGGCTGGCACTCTTCGACTCCATGGTTAACATCGACCATGTAAAGCCAGAGGTAGTGAAGCATGTAGAAGTAGAGGGATTCGACTTAGAAAGCCTCCTCTACAAGTGGCTTGAAGAGCTCCTAATCCTCTACTACACAGAGAGACTTATGTGTAGCAGCATCAATGTCGTGGAGTTTAGAGTAGAGGAGAGTGGCGGGGAAGCAGTCCACAGGCTGAAGGCTAGGGTTGAATGCGAGACATTTAATCCGGCAAGACATGAAGCTAGAGTTGAAGTTAAATCACCAACATACAGTTTAATGAGGATACTAAAGCATGAACATGGATGGGAAGCTTACTTCGTGCTAGACATATAG
- a CDS encoding archaemetzincin family Zn-dependent metalloprotease produces MTRIILVPLTSYGVLEYLDALSEAIREAFEKSGVRVELTTWSEVVKPPIKCFSWERRQYLANCVADYLHSTIRLAGVDDDTVILGIGYLDGFEEDFNFIFGLALKNTRTAVVFTKRLKPEFYGQPPDFNLYFERLVKECVHELGHLAGLDHCITPGCVMNYSNDILGVDSKSRFFCEKCSLAIKHYMSSTK; encoded by the coding sequence TTGACTAGAATAATACTGGTTCCGTTAACAAGCTACGGTGTACTGGAATACCTGGATGCTCTCTCCGAGGCTATAAGAGAAGCTTTCGAGAAGAGTGGTGTGAGAGTAGAGTTAACCACGTGGAGTGAGGTTGTAAAACCCCCGATTAAATGCTTCAGCTGGGAGAGGAGGCAGTATCTAGCTAACTGTGTAGCTGACTACCTGCACTCTACTATCAGGCTGGCCGGTGTAGACGATGACACAGTGATCCTCGGGATCGGGTATCTCGACGGGTTTGAAGAAGACTTCAACTTTATTTTCGGCTTGGCTTTAAAGAATACTCGTACAGCAGTAGTCTTCACTAAGAGGCTTAAGCCTGAATTCTACGGTCAACCCCCCGACTTCAACCTGTATTTTGAGAGGCTTGTGAAGGAGTGCGTGCATGAACTCGGCCATCTAGCAGGACTAGACCACTGCATTACACCCGGCTGCGTCATGAACTACAGCAATGATATCCTGGGGGTTGACAGTAAATCCAGATTCTTCTGCGAGAAGTGCTCGCTGGCTATTAAACACTATATGTCTAGCACGAAGTAA
- a CDS encoding nucleotidyltransferase family protein, which yields MLAVILAGGYGKRLKPFTDELPKPLVPVGEKPILEWQITWLKMHGFKEVVLLVGYRKEKIIESIGSGCKLGVKVTYVVEDEPLGTGGAIKNAEHILSKVDSFLVVNGDIITNLNPLKLFETLERDKYLGVIASIPLPSPYGVLEIEGENKVRGFIEKPQLSDYWINAGVYALRSESLKYFPEKGDLEKTAFPAMAKDGVLGAYRYTGVFWKAIDTFKELEEASRAVNEIFKRVEQH from the coding sequence TTGCTAGCCGTAATACTTGCTGGCGGGTATGGTAAGAGGCTCAAGCCGTTTACTGATGAATTACCGAAGCCCCTGGTACCTGTTGGCGAGAAACCAATCCTCGAGTGGCAGATTACATGGTTGAAGATGCATGGCTTCAAGGAGGTGGTACTGCTAGTCGGGTACAGGAAGGAGAAGATCATAGAGAGCATTGGAAGTGGATGCAAGCTCGGCGTTAAAGTCACCTACGTAGTCGAGGATGAACCACTAGGTACAGGCGGGGCAATAAAGAACGCTGAGCACATACTCTCCAAGGTGGATTCATTCCTAGTAGTCAACGGCGATATAATAACTAATTTAAACCCGTTAAAGCTCTTCGAGACTCTTGAGAGAGATAAGTACCTGGGTGTAATAGCTTCAATACCTCTACCAAGCCCCTACGGAGTCTTGGAGATAGAAGGCGAGAACAAGGTTAGAGGATTCATTGAGAAGCCTCAGCTCAGCGACTACTGGATTAATGCTGGAGTATACGCTTTGAGATCAGAGTCCCTCAAGTACTTCCCTGAGAAAGGGGATCTTGAGAAGACAGCTTTCCCCGCTATGGCTAAGGATGGCGTGCTAGGAGCTTACAGGTATACAGGCGTCTTCTGGAAGGCTATAGATACATTCAAGGAGCTAGAGGAGGCTTCTAGAGCAGTCAACGAGATATTCAAGCGGGTGGAGCAGCATTGA
- the dcd gene encoding dCTP deaminase: MILSDWDIRVYIEKKLLVINPLLEDTIRENGVDLRFGNEFCRFKKTNTVVDTLRSSVDDVLECFKVGGEGFVVNPLEHVLTTTLEYVEFPSDLVGLVNLRSTFARYGLYIPPTVIDAGFKGNITIELVGSTIPVKVYPGQRFLHLILARTSSPVYRPYSGKYQGQTGVTPPKPDEL; encoded by the coding sequence TTGATTCTCAGCGACTGGGATATAAGAGTATACATTGAGAAAAAGCTACTAGTAATTAACCCGCTACTAGAAGACACGATTAGAGAGAATGGTGTAGACTTGAGATTCGGTAACGAATTCTGCAGATTCAAGAAGACGAATACAGTGGTCGATACATTGAGAAGCAGCGTGGATGATGTCTTAGAGTGCTTTAAGGTTGGGGGAGAAGGCTTCGTAGTAAACCCTCTCGAACACGTTCTCACGACAACACTAGAGTACGTTGAATTCCCTAGCGATCTAGTAGGCTTAGTAAACTTGAGGAGCACTTTCGCTAGGTACGGGCTTTACATACCCCCCACAGTAATAGATGCAGGATTCAAAGGTAATATAACAATAGAGCTGGTCGGTAGCACTATACCTGTAAAAGTCTACCCGGGTCAGAGATTCCTCCACTTAATCCTTGCTAGAACAAGCAGTCCAGTCTACAGGCCGTACTCAGGTAAGTATCAGGGGCAAACGGGGGTAACACCACCGAAGCCAGATGAGCTGTAG